A genomic region of Saccopteryx bilineata isolate mSacBil1 chromosome 1, mSacBil1_pri_phased_curated, whole genome shotgun sequence contains the following coding sequences:
- the LOC136320900 gene encoding secretoglobin family 1D member 2-like: protein MKLSLTVLLVTLAFGCSEALPQVCPALVTDMVKIFLETANNFHTSIQKYNAPPEAVFAAMQFKGCIDNLTPEGRVKYQKFWSNVVAKCNS from the exons ATGAAGCTGTCTCTGACTGTCCTGTTGGTCACTCTGGCCTTTGGCTGCTCTGAGG CACTTCCTCAAGTGTGTCCAGCCCTTGTTACTGACATGGTTAAGATCTTTTTGGAAACAGCCAACAACTTCCATACCAGCATTCAGAAATACAATGCACCTCCCGAAGCAGTCTTCGCGGCTATGCAATTTAAAGGATGCATAGATAATTTGACTCCTGAAGGCAGAGTGAAATACCAAAAATTTTGG agcaATGTTGTGGCGAAATGTAACAGTTAG